A region of Asticcacaulis excentricus DNA encodes the following proteins:
- a CDS encoding MOSC domain-containing protein, protein MHSTNGKIDSLWRHPVKGFTPEPVAETCLTVGGFFPFDRLFALEVGPSGYDRDDPQFLSKMKYAVLARFPAVARLRTRYDEITERLFVDDRPFDIAQPAGRHALERHIETVLAAHEDYDPVAQPLRFLDIREDAVEGYRFTDSSKGFVSILNLNSVRDLSGRMGIDLDPLRLRANIWVEGWSAFEDHAFVGKTLRIGEEGPRLEVLKPIVRCVATHVNPQTAQRDAEMVQALWTHYGHRDCGLYCRVVSPGLIRVGDAVDPQVA, encoded by the coding sequence ATGCACTCGACCAATGGTAAAATCGACTCCCTGTGGCGGCATCCGGTCAAGGGCTTTACGCCCGAACCTGTGGCCGAGACCTGCCTGACGGTCGGTGGTTTTTTCCCGTTTGATCGCCTGTTTGCGCTGGAGGTCGGGCCATCGGGCTATGACCGCGACGATCCGCAATTCCTGTCCAAGATGAAATACGCCGTGCTGGCGCGCTTTCCCGCCGTGGCGCGGTTGCGCACCCGCTATGATGAGATAACCGAGCGTCTGTTCGTCGATGATCGCCCCTTCGATATCGCGCAACCCGCCGGGCGGCACGCACTGGAGCGTCATATCGAAACCGTGCTGGCGGCGCATGAGGATTACGACCCGGTGGCGCAGCCCCTGCGGTTTCTCGATATCCGCGAAGATGCGGTCGAAGGTTACCGCTTCACAGACTCGTCCAAAGGCTTTGTGTCGATTCTCAATCTGAACAGCGTGCGTGACCTGTCCGGGCGCATGGGCATCGACCTCGATCCGTTGCGGCTGCGTGCCAATATCTGGGTCGAAGGGTGGTCAGCGTTCGAAGACCACGCCTTTGTGGGCAAGACGCTGCGCATCGGCGAGGAGGGGCCGCGGCTGGAGGTGCTGAAACCCATTGTGCGCTGTGTGGCGACGCACGTGAACCCGCAGACGGCGCAGCGCGATGCGGAGATGGTGCAGGCGCTGTGGACCCACTATGGTCACCGCGACTGCGGTCTTTATTGCCGCGTCGTGTCGCCGGGGCTGATCCGCGTCGGTGATGCGGTTGACCCGCAGGTGGCCTGA
- a CDS encoding endonuclease domain-containing protein — MVSRRPPAQISRARSLRQQDNTAEERLWLRLKNRQFFDVKFRRQHPVGPYFADFASWERRLVLEIDGSQHIGSQRDKIRDAFMIAEGWSVARFTYADVLNDMDTVLDTLSAIIDGRITEAVVSREFQFYPAPHPHRVLRTTLPVWPRR; from the coding sequence ATGGTCTCAAGACGTCCACCCGCGCAGATTTCTCGTGCTCGTAGCCTGCGACAACAGGACAATACGGCGGAGGAACGGTTGTGGCTCCGGCTGAAAAACCGTCAGTTTTTCGATGTGAAGTTTCGTCGTCAGCACCCTGTAGGCCCGTATTTTGCTGATTTTGCGAGTTGGGAGAGGCGTTTAGTTCTCGAAATTGACGGATCCCAACATATCGGCTCCCAGCGCGACAAAATCCGCGACGCCTTCATGATCGCTGAAGGCTGGTCCGTCGCGCGGTTCACATATGCCGATGTGCTCAATGACATGGACACGGTGTTGGACACCCTGAGTGCGATCATCGACGGGCGGATCACGGAGGCTGTGGTGTCGAGGGAGTTTCAGTTTTATCCGGCACCTCACCCTCACCGGGTCCTTAGGACCACCCTC
- the gpmA gene encoding 2,3-diphosphoglycerate-dependent phosphoglycerate mutase, with translation MPKLILLRHGQSQWNLENRFTGWVDVNLTAEGEAQAVKGGELIKAEGIEIDRAFTSVLTRAIRTCNLALDAAGQSYVPVIKDWHLNERHYGGLTGLDKAETAALHGDEQVKIWRRSYDVPPPELSADSAYDFSKDRRYAGSVLPLTESLKTTLDRVLPFWDGAIVPALKAGDTVLVAAHGNSIRAIIKLLFNLGEAEILEVEVPTSNPLVIDLDAALTPVSAKYLDAERANPVPVLQG, from the coding sequence ATGCCCAAACTCATTCTCCTCCGTCACGGCCAGAGCCAGTGGAACCTCGAAAACCGCTTCACCGGCTGGGTGGACGTCAATCTGACGGCCGAAGGCGAGGCGCAGGCGGTCAAGGGCGGAGAGCTGATCAAGGCCGAGGGGATCGAGATCGACCGCGCCTTTACCTCGGTGCTGACGCGCGCCATCCGTACCTGTAACCTGGCGCTGGACGCGGCCGGGCAATCCTATGTGCCGGTGATCAAGGACTGGCACCTCAATGAGCGCCACTATGGCGGGCTGACGGGGCTGGATAAGGCCGAAACCGCCGCCCTGCACGGCGATGAGCAGGTGAAGATCTGGCGCCGGTCCTACGACGTGCCGCCGCCCGAACTGTCGGCCGACAGCGCCTATGACTTCTCGAAGGATCGCCGCTATGCCGGTTCGGTTCTGCCGCTGACCGAGAGCCTGAAGACGACGCTCGACCGCGTGCTGCCCTTCTGGGACGGGGCGATCGTGCCGGCGCTGAAGGCCGGGGATACGGTGCTGGTGGCGGCGCACGGCAATTCGATCCGCGCCATCATCAAGCTGTTGTTCAACCTCGGTGAGGCCGAGATTCTGGAGGTCGAAGTGCCGACCTCGAACCCGCTGGTCATCGACCTCGATGCGGCGCTGACGCCCGTTTCGGCCAAGTACCTCGATGCCGAGCGGGCCAACCCCGTGCCCGTGTTGCAGGGCTAG